Sequence from the Haloarcula sp. CBA1127 genome:
ACCACAGACCCAATCCTCGCGGCGGTGGATGAAAGATATCGCGACGACGAGGTCGATGTGTCTGGGATCATCGATGCGTACAAGCGAATCGGTGCCACACATCCCGAGGCACTCGACCCTGCCATTGAAGACCTCCGGACCTGCCTCGACGACGAGGTACTCTCGTGTGACGCCGCCGAAGCACTCGGCGAGATCGGTGCCAGCCGTTCAGCCACAGCTCGGCCAGCCGTTGAGGACCTTCGGGAGTTGCTCGACGACGGCTCGCTCCACAATCGGAGCGCCGCCGCAATCGCACTTGGGAAGATCGGGGCCGACGACTCCGAGGTTGCCGCGCTCGTCCGAGACGATCTTCAGACGCTTGCCGAGGACAGACAACGGTACGTGCGCGAGGCGGCAGCCGAGGCACTCGGAACGATTGCAGCAGCCGACACGGAACTACCGACGACGGTCAGTGACAGCCTGCGGCCACTCGTGGACGACGAGGATCGCGGCGTTCGAGTGGCAGCCCTCGAATCCCTCGGGAAGATCGGCGCGTCGGATCCCAACATAGACCCACACTGGTTCGACGAGTTGCAGGCCGACCTCGGTGATGTCGACGCTGAACTGCGGGAGGAGACCGCTGAAGCCCTCGGGCGGATCGGCGCTTCCCACCCCGAACTTGCCGCCCCAGCCGCCGATGTCCTCCAGTCCCGCCTCGACTGTGACGAAGAATATATTGACCTGAAGGCATCGATTGCCGAGGCGGTACGGACGATCAAGCGATCCCACTCCGATGCCGTCACACGCTCCGAGACGGAACTCCAGCGGTACATCGATGCGGTGCCTCGCCCTCACGAGTAGCCCCTGGGATACGACGACGGATGGCGACTCGAACCCACCGCTTCGGTCGTTGGTCCGCCGGACACTGTGGACGACTTTCGATCGTTGTCGAGATCACCGGTCGTCCTCGTGGCCGAGTGCACTGTCGTCTTCGAGGGAGACGTACTCGCCTGCGTCGAGGCCAACGAGAACGATTCCGAAGAACTACCGGCGTCGACTGTACGCCGGTGAGAGCTCGGTCGCCTGCATCTGTTCGTGGACGTCAGGATTGATTACCGGAATGACGCCCTCAATCTCCTCCTTTCCATACTCTTCACGGATGAGGTCATGGATATCGTTCGCGAGGGCAACAGCCTCGTCTTGCTTGGTGGCACTCGCCTCGTTCTCCGGGAAGTCAGCCAGTCCGATACCCTCAACAACGATGAACAGGTGGTCGTCACTCATTGTCGACCTCCTCGACGAGTAGCGTCGTTTCGGGCAATGGATCGCGGGAAGTCGACAGGTTCTCCGAACTCTCCAGCGTTTCCTTGACCAACTCGACCAGTGCCTCCGGAACATTCCCAAAGTGAACGATAGCGTCGGGGTCGGGATAACTGTCGTATTGCTGTGCAGTCGTTTCGTCTGTCTTGTTTGCACTCATAATCAGTAGGCGGCACGCCCTCTCTGGGACGCCCTCACCACACAGGGGCGCAGAAAATTCGGGTAATTAGAGTTTGTAGAGACGGAAGTCTATTGTCGAGGAGAAGTGGGCAGTGCAGGGTATTGTGTGAACGATGCAAGGTATTTATGAGGGGTACTAACAAACACCATGGTCGGCGGCCTCTCCAAATGGTTGGGGCCTCGGGAGTGTCTGAGGCCATCGCTCCCACCCGTTTTCAATAGAGGACTGATAGCTACTGCATATTGGCTCTGTTGAAACCCTCACCAGGTGACAGTTCTTGTCCCAGTTGTAATAAATGCAGTTTACGTATCGGCTACAAGCGCACCTCCGACGAGTATAATAATTGTTTCAAGACACATGTGGAACTGTTCGCTCTACAACAATGGTGGGGAGTGTGTGGGCGAAAGGGAGACTCTGGGCCCATACTTCACGGTCATAGTCCAGTGTCTGCCTTTCGCCTCGGCTAGGATGTGGCGCCCACGCTATGAGTTCTGAACTGTAGCGTTTGTCAGAGACGAACCTGTTCCCACATCTTGCTACTCCATGACAGCCATAAGAAATTGTTTTACTTCGAATGACAAATCACGAAACTTATTGGACATTAATTGGAGGCATATCATTCCACTTTAGTCGCTCACTAAGGCTGTGCAGCGGACAGTGAGTTCAGCTAAAAGCGAGTTGAACGATTTGTGGACAATCGGGGACAGTGTGGCGTAGAACCGCCGGTCAAAGAGTATCAGATCATCTGATAGAATATCGGATACTTCCATGCTTGGCCTTGATACGCTTTCATGCTCGCGATAAGCGCAAAGCAAATCGTTGCTACCGCTATGAGTATTGCCAATGCTACACCAATAACCTCACTCACTACGATGCCGGTTATAGCAACGAACACAGCGACCAAAGACATGGGAACGTGCCAATTTAATGCATTAGATGCATTTGCTTTTATAAATTCGTCATCCGATACTAAATACACAAAGGCGATGGCAAAAAAGCCAAAGAGCAGGCCAGCGATGTGAACCAGTGCTGCAATAGCAGTATTTTGATTACGATTACTCTCCTTTCCAGTGGCGCTCGCGGTCATCAGTACACCAGATCTATTCACAGAGGCAATAAGAAAGATCAGACACAATTCCAAGTTGTGGAACTGTGAGTTACAACTTATGTTCCGTTCCAACATGGATCTGAATAGCAATGGCAGGTAAAGTGCGTCTCAGAGATATATAGACACGATGACCGACGAAGAGTTGAGTGGCATCTTGAACATCCTAAGCGATGAACATTCGAGAACAATTCTCCAAGAAACAATGAAACGGCCAATGTCAGCTGATGAATTGAGTGAGATATGTAATATATCGACACAGACAGTCTATCGTCGGACAGACAGACTCTCGTCATATGGTCTGTTAGAGACAGAAATGGAATATGATGAAGACGGCCACCATTTTCAGATTTATACCGCCGATCCAGCTCAGATTGTGATTGGCATTTCTGAAGAGGATGCTAATGTGACTATCAGTAAGCGGGAACGAATGGCTGACCGCTTCAGCGAGTTTATAAGCCAAGTGAGGGATCAATGATAGAAACTGGTTCGTGGCACCCGCTTGCAATCGTTGGCTTAGTTTTTTCACTCATAGCCCTTGCACTCGGTGTTAGTACTACGTATATTGCTATGCGCGGCTATCTTCGGAACGGTCAGCGGCCAATGTTATTCGTTACTGTTGGGTTTATTTTTGTCCTCTTGACGCCCACTCTGTTGTTATTCGTGTTCATATTCCCAGTAGCAGAGGAAGCTATCTTCTATGCGATTAGTGCTATCAACCAGACTATTGGGCTATGTTTGATACTATATGGCCTCTGGACACCACGAACCTCAACTGTTTCAAAAAATGCTTAGATGAATCTACTGAGACACTTTTTAGTTGATATTTTAACACCAGTCGTATGATAAAGAAACTGTACTGCGCATTAACAAATAAGCAGACTCACGGGTTCCAGAGAACTGCCGTCGGCTACCCGATCCACCCACCGATCTCAGCCTGTTCACTGTCTACCGGAGCGCTATCCGCAGTCTTTGTAGCCGAGTCAAACGGTGGCTCGACGAGACACGGCACTTCATCGTCGTATGTTCGGTCGGGACATTTCACGCAGTCGACCGGCCCGATGGGACTGCACTCAGTGCAAGAGGTCGCTGTCCCGTCGAAGCCGTTGATGCTCACTGACCAGGGGATGACGCTTGCGAGCCGATACGTCTCTGCTGCTGGACGACGAGTACTAGCAGACCCGCAGCCAACGGCCCCACAGACGTCGCAGGTGAGGAGGTGGTCTCGATCTGCCTCGTGGAAGAGTGACGCCGCCTGCTCGACGTTGTCGCGGTCCTGAAGCGCACACTCCCGGCAAATCGTGAACTCGAATACGCCATCCTCTCGATCCACTTCGTCGGGCCACCGGACGTAGGTGAACGCCTCACCGGAGATGTCAGCTTGGTCTCCACAGAATCGACAGTACTCAGACGTTGCCTCGGGCTGGACGCCGCTCATCGGGACCACCGTGCAAGTGTTGATTGGATTGATTTGACGGCGACATGATCGGCAAACCGAATCCCCAGAGGGGCGGTGAACGAGTCTCCGTCGGCGTGGATCGGACAGGAACACTGCTCCGTCTCTACTGGCGGGCGATGCTGGAATGACTGTGCTCGCGTTGACGCTGAGTGTGTAGACATCCTCTCACCCGCCAGAGGAACACAAAATTTTGACGGCAAGGCCCGCCGCTACAGTTGTTCCGACTGATTTAATTCATCGTAACAGATGTGCCCGATAACAGCGGAAACCGTGGTGTATCCGACCTACCAGCACCCTCTTTAGTAGCGGAAAATAATAATCGTAATCCGTATTGAATCGACCGCTGGAAACGAGCACAAAGTCTGGCTCACCGACAGTGAAATCGAGGACCTCTGCCGAGCCACCAACAGCCAACGCGACGACATCATCATTCAGCTCGGGGCGTTTGTCGGCCTTCGGGCGTTCGAGATACCACAGATCCGACCTGTCAATGTGAAAGAGCCCGAAAGCGGACAGTACCGGTTGCGTGTGCAGGCCGGGAAAGATACTAGCGGCACCGGTGGGAAGCCTCGCGATGCGTTCCTCCAGACAGCGTCGAGCGTGACCTCCAGCGCTTCCAGAACGAATACAATATCGCGCCAAAGGACCCCTTTATCGATCTAACCCAGTCTGGCGTCCGTGCCGTGGTTCGGCGGACAGCCACGCAAGCGACTGAAGCGACCGGCAACAAGGACTTCGAGAAAGTGAGTACCCACGACCTCTGCCGCCGATTCGCTCAGCGCCTGCTCGTCGACGAACAAATGAATCCACGCGTCGTGATGACCGTCGGCGGCTGGGATTCATTCGCCGCTATCGAACCCTCCCTGACCGCCCCAAGCGAGGACGGTATCGATGAAGCATTTGCAGAACTCGAACTGTGAGAAGTCCCGCTACCGATAGCTTTCGTGAGTTACACTGGGAATGGTTCCGAAGTGGCTGTCGCCGGCGAGAACAGGCTCATCACGCTCCATAGCGGTTGCAGCGATTGCCGCGTCTCCTTTGCCAATACCTGGCCCCTCACCATCATCCGCACCAGCCATCTGTTCACCGAGTAGCCGACCGGCGCGACGAGAGATGCTCGGGGTCATATCGATGAGTGGGTACGAGTCAAGCACGGCTTCTACCGCCTGACGTTCCTCGCGAGTATTCGCGATCTTCCCAACGCCAATGTACAATTCCAAGACTGTCACTGATGGAATCACCAATGGAACGTTCGCTGCTTCGAGCTCCCGTTCCTTCTCAAGCGCCGCTTCGACACCGTCGATGATATCCAAAATAAAGCTCGTATCGACAATCATTCGAATCGCTCCGCGACATCTCGAACCTCGTCGCGGTCGTCCTCATTAGCCTGCTCGATAGCGTCCCGCATCTCAGTCACTTGGTCCTCGTCGAACACGCCGCGCAGGTCACTGAGTGAGTGCCCACCGATAAGCCGCTCCACGGCGTCGCTAAACGACTCGTCATCACGCTTGTTTGCTTTGATCCGTTCGTAGACATCGTCCTCCAGACGAACCTGATGTGACATCCTTGTTGACAGCGTTGACACTCCATCGGAATCAACATTTGGGTGCGACAGCAGGACGAGAGCGGTGAGATTGTCTACTAAATATTAGTTGCAGATTCGAAGGTCCAAAGCAAGTGAACGACGGGAGCCTGACCGGTGAAAACTACTCTTGGCGCTCACTCAACAGTCCATCCGGGAGTTCGTCGACGGCTCCTGTCAGCTCTGCATGGCCTGTCTCAAGCACATCCCGCCCAGTTGGTGTGAGTGCATACCGGCTCGTCCGCTTGTCCGGAATCAAATCGACCAGCAGCTCCCGGCCAACCAGATTGCTAAGTACACGATACACCTGTTTATCTGAAACTGAGAGGTGCTGCTCGGCTACCGTATCAATCACTGCGCCGCCCCACATCGCCCAGTCCTCCTGCTCCATCTTACTTATCCCGACAAGGATGTGCCGCTCAGTTGCCGTCAGTTCGATCCACTGCTCCAACGCCCCAGAGTCCTCGCCGTCGGTTAGTCGTCCTCACTCATCTGTACTCTTCAGCACGGTCAAGTCGCGTGCGTTCCCAGCGTTGTGAGTAGCCTGCAGAATGTGACCGCAATATGAATATCAGTACAAGACGATAGCAGTTGAACATCCTAGTAGATTCCGGCGCCATCCGACAGAGAGTGGTGACATCCCAAGCAGAATAACATTCTATCAGTAGTTGCCAATACGGTTTCCTTATTCAGTTGTAGGGACGAAACGCCCGTTCAGTAAGCATGCGTACTAAGCACAGCTGTTATGCGTGTTGGACCGAGCGGCGTTTTCCAAACAAGTATATAAAGTAAATGAATGCCAGCGGGAAGAAAGAGAGGCCTCCCATTACCCCGCCACCAACTACAACTTCGAGTATCGAGCCTCCGGCAAGCACACGTCCACCGATGCCAACGAGAACAGGAATCACAAAGAGGGCTCGGAGTATCCAGAACTCTTGCTGTGTGAGCGGGAATATAGCCATATCCAGAATTGTCTGTGTGGCATCATAGTTTTTATTCTACTGTGAATCGCCCCCCAGAGCGCGAACCACACTCTTTTGCTGTCCAATACCACAGTACCTACCGCTAAGTGATACTTCTGAAGCCACCGTTGTGAGAATAATCAGTTGCTTCGATTACGAAGTTCAAGAACCAAACCGATCATCCCGCAAAGGATGAATAGCCCGGAGAGAAGAAACCAATTCCCGTTGAGATACTGTAGTGCACCGATTGCTATAAAGCCGCCATACGTGAGTGGCTGGTAGAGTGGGTGGCTTCGGACACCATCGACTGTTGAGATGAGCAACATTGGAACGACGATTATCCAGAGGACCACTGCATAGAGAGTTGGCGGCCCATTATACACGAATTCAAAGTAGGTACCTACCCCAACGATTGCCAACATACCCAGTAGGGCACCCAGACGGATTCGGTCTTGGAGGTGATGGAGGGAAGTCATTCAGACAGAATTGTGTTGTTCATCGCAATATAGGTGTCTGTTGAATGATCGGTTCGTCTCCTGTATGTACCTATTCGGGTGTTTCAGTTTCAGGGATTCATCTCAATAAAGAAATCGCGCTACCAACTACTACAATTTCTGTACTCGACGATTCGTGGTACACTGGCGAAACGCCCGAGACCGGTGTCCAGGTCGGTCCTGGTGGCGGCGATCGGAGGTAGCAGTCGTGCTCATTGACACCATAGGTACTGCTGTATAGCCGCGATATCGCCGCACAGTGGATAGCCCTCACAATCTAAGGAGTGACGGAGAAGAGGAGTGGTCTTCTCAGACTGTTCGATTCATACAAGCTCCCCATCTATGATCACATTAATATTGTACGTCTTATTTTTATATTCAATGAACCATCCAGCAGAGAAATCAGGTTTGCTGGGTGAATGATACTCATGTTTGGCAAGTGTCTGGCGCGTTCGGTTATATTGTTGTTCGGTTAGATTTTGTTTATATTCGGTTGAATTGCCGATATTGTGTAACCCTTCAGAAATAATCTGTGATTCAACTCGGTCATGGTTAATGATCGTCTCATTCTCAGGAACCGTTTCTGGAACGGTGATGTGT
This genomic interval carries:
- a CDS encoding winged helix-turn-helix domain-containing protein, whose product is MTDEELSGILNILSDEHSRTILQETMKRPMSADELSEICNISTQTVYRRTDRLSSYGLLETEMEYDEDGHHFQIYTADPAQIVIGISEEDANVTISKRERMADRFSEFISQVRDQ
- a CDS encoding DUF4870 domain-containing protein; the protein is MTASATGKESNRNQNTAIAALVHIAGLLFGFFAIAFVYLVSDDEFIKANASNALNWHVPMSLVAVFVAITGIVVSEVIGVALAILIAVATICFALIASMKAYQGQAWKYPIFYQMI
- a CDS encoding antitoxin VapB family protein, whose protein sequence is MSHQVRLEDDVYERIKANKRDDESFSDAVERLIGGHSLSDLRGVFDEDQVTEMRDAIEQANEDDRDEVRDVAERFE
- a CDS encoding PIN domain-containing protein: MIVDTSFILDIIDGVEAALEKERELEAANVPLVIPSVTVLELYIGVGKIANTREERQAVEAVLDSYPLIDMTPSISRRAGRLLGEQMAGADDGEGPGIGKGDAAIAATAMERDEPVLAGDSHFGTIPSVTHESYR